In a genomic window of Plasmodium malariae genome assembly, chromosome: 4:
- the PmUG01_04024100 gene encoding serine-repeat antigen, putative, which produces MKCSISFFLIIYIILSRDIFRCKGEDKAVEPTQGQSGAQGSSSDTEGRANSPSVDGSHNGPLSVNQQTDPKVTAPTVPSTSNTQTGESNFRQEVASASAAAGDRVDASGSGASSIAVQSATPSSQNNINVKSALLKDHKGVKVTGTCNAKVQLFLVPHISITLETKESKIRLGPKYEDSDITKEFQTDNEELDIKKIFEIKIDKLQNRCADGKTFKFIAYLQGEELTLKWKVYDNTTPLNKGSKTDIMNYLIKNLDRPITAIQVHTTKNIQSSFLIESKNYSITNSVPEKCELMAMNCFLSGSLNMENCYSCAVLLENDNIQNNECFNYTSAFIKENIDNIKARAQDDDENPTQMELTQKIDNILKKMYKMDNNNNMQLITLEGLDDTLKGELVQYCKLLKEVDTSGTLESYEMGNETEIFNNLTRLLAKHADETYASLQHKLRNAAICMKNVNDWIKNKRGLSLPQFEYHNLENNSNNLQNYENSTQNVESKNVNSVKQNEGYDGVIDFSDYNGTNMNSSQLTDTMYCNKEYCDRWKDNDSCFSKIEAAEQGNCAISWLFASKLHLETIRCMNRYDHVKSSALYIANCSKRNPKDKCISGSNPFEYLSVIEENGFLPLEHNHPYSYKEVANDCPKSENHWTNLWAGAKLVDSKDEPNSLGAKGYTAYESDKFRGNIDTFIKKIKHEVMHKGSVIAYVKAENAMDYDLNGKKVLSLCGDKNADHAINIIGWGNYTNDEGKKKSYWIIRNSWGKYWGDEGNFRVDMHGPEQCEHNFIHSAVIFNIHMPIAQVPTKKGAEIYNYYLKTSPDFYSNLYYNNFTPEEESVPLKRNDLSQNSLVYGQDEPAPALPTGSASGERASPGVGGVQGDVSSTLPKSTEQNGPQPGNAAAAGQIQSTHQESQPGQRTPVETSVDPKQSVLPGSQTVAAKNAPAATAKTGVLHVLKHIKNGQIKMGLVKYEDNAIIIDNHACSRSYAMDVNNLDECIKFCSEEWDNCKDEPSPGYCLTKRQSTNKCFFCYV; this is translated from the exons AGTACATCTAACACGCAAACTGGCGAAAGTAACTTTAGGCAAGAGGTTGCATCTGCTTCAGCTGCTGCAGGTGACAGAGTTGACGCAAGTGGCTCTGGAGCATCTAGTATAGCTGTGCAGTCTGCCACTCCAAGTAGCCAAAATAACATTAATGTAAAATCTGCCCTATTAAAAGACCATAAAGGGGTAAAAGTTACTGGTACATGTAACGCGAAAGTTCAATTATTCCTGGTTCCACACATATCTATTACTCTCGAAACAAAGGAGAGTAAAATACGTTTGGGACCAAAATATGAAGATTCAGATATTACAAAAGAATTCCAAACTGACAACGAAGAActagatataaaaaaaatatttgaaataaaaattgacaAGTTACAGAATAGGTGCGCCGATGGTAAAACCTTTAAATTCATAGCTTACCTTCAAGGGGAAGAATTAACTCTCAAATGGAAGGTATATGATAATACAACCCCCCTAAACAAAG GTAGCAAAACGGACATTATGAATTATCTAATAAAAAACTTAGATCGACCAATAACGGCAATACAAGTGCACACCACAAAGAATATTCAGAGTAGCTTCTTAATTGAAAgcaaaaattattctataacGAATTCAGTACCTGAAAAATGTGAACTAATGGCAATGAATTGCTTCCTAAGTGGTAGTTTGAACATGGAAAATTGTTACAGTTGTGCTGTACTATTAGAAAATGacaatattcaaaataatgaGTGTTTCAATTATACTTCTGCTTTtattaaggaaaatattgataatataaaagctAGAGCTCAAGATGATGATGAAAACCCTACCCAAATGGAACTTACACAAAAAATTGACAacatattgaaaaaaatgtacaagatggataacaacaataatatgCAGTTAATAACATTGGAAGGGTTAGATGATACCCTAAAAGGAGAACTGGTACAATACTGCAAATTGCTAAAGGAGGTAGACACAAGTGGAACATTAGAAAGCTATGAAATGGGAAACGAAACAGAAATCTTCAACAATTTAACGAGGCTTCTAGCAAAACATGCTGATGAAACATATGCTTCATTACAACATAAACTAAGAAATGCAGCAATATGTATGAAGAATGTAAACGACtggataaaaaataaaagagggTTATCATTGCCTCAATTTGAATATCATAATTTGGagaataacagtaataatttacaaaattatgaaaacagTACTCAAAATGTAGAGAGCAAAAATGTGAATAGTGTTAAACAAAATGAAGGGTATGATGGTGTTATTGATTTTTCTGATTATAATGGGACAAATATGAACTCATCTCAACTTACTGACACAATGTATTGCAATAAAGAATATTGTGACAGGTGGAAAGATAATGATAGTTGCTTTTCAAAAATAGAAGCGGCAGAACAAGGAAATTGCGCTATATCATGGTTATTTGCATCTAAATTGCATCTTGAAACTATTAGATGCATGAACAGATATGACCATGTAAAAAGTTCCGCATTATATATAGCTAACTGTTCCAAGAGGAACCCTAAAGATAAATGTATTTCCGGATCTAATCCTTTTGAATATCTTAGTGTTATTGAAGAAAATGGGTTCTTACCCCTAGAACACAATCATCCATATTCATACAAAGAAGTAGCCAATGACTGTCCAAAATCAGAGAATCATTGGACGAATTTATGGGCAGGTGCAAAATTAGTAGATTCTAAAGATGAGCCCAATTCGTTGGGGGCTAAAGGATATACCGCCTATGAGAGTGATAAATTTAGGGGAAACATAGACAcgtttatcaaaaaaataaagcatgAAGTTATGCACAAAGGATCTGTAATTGCTTATGTAAAGGCAGAAAATGCAATGGATTATGACCTTAACGGAAAGAAGGTGCTCAGTCTATGTGGTGATAAAAATGCTGACCATGCAATTAACATCATTGGATGGGGAAACTACACAAATGATGAGGGAAAGAAGAAGTCTTACTGGATAATAAGAAATAGCTGGGGTAAGTACTGGGGGGATGAAGGAAATTTTAGGGTTGATATGCATGGTCCAGAACAATGTGAACACAACTTCATCCACTCTGCCGTAATATTCAACATCCATATGCCAATAGCCCAAGTCCCTACAAAGAAGGGAgctgaaatatataattactacTTAAAAACTTCCCCAGATTTTTATAGTAAtctttattataacaatttcACACCAGAGGAGGAAAGTGTACCACTCAAGAGAAATGACTTATCTCAAAATTCGTTGGTTTATGGACAAGACGAGCCAGCACCTGCACTACCTACAGGGTCAGCATCTGGCGAACGCGCAAGTCCAGGAGTAGGTGGAGTACAAGGGGATGTATCATCAACATTACCAAAATCAACAGAACAAAATGGACCTCAACCAGGAAATGCAGCAGCAGCAGGTCAAATACAATCGACACATCAGGAATCTCAACCAGGACAACGAACACCAGTTGAAACATCGGTAGATCCAAAACAATCAGTGCTACCTGGATCTCAAACAGTAGCAGCTAAGAATGCACCAGCTGCTACTGCTAAAACTGGAGTGCTTCATGTCTTAAAACACATCAAAAATGGTCAGATAAAAATGGGGCTAGTTAAGTACGAAGATAATGCAATAATTATTGATAACCACGCTTGCTCCAGATCTTATGCCATGGATGTAAACAATCTAGATGAgtgtataaaattttgtagTGAGGAATGGGACAATTGCAAAGATGAACCTTCTCCAGGATATTGTTTGACTAAAAGGCAAAGTACCAATAAGTGTTTTTTCTGTTATGTGtag